A stretch of the Theileria equi strain WA chromosome 1, complete sequence genome encodes the following:
- a CDS encoding DnaK family member protein (encoded by transcript BEWA_026430A): protein MKLHRLLSGLRVSRGIHTSSRLNSKVQGDVVGIDLGTTNSCVAIMEGSTPKVIENAEGMRTTPSIVAFTDDGQRLVGVVAKRQAVTNPENTVFATKRLIGRKYDDDVIKKEQSTLPYKIVRAASGDAWIEAQGKQYSPSQIGAQVLAKMKETAEAYLGRKVGKAVITVPAYFNDSQRQATKDAGKIAGLDVLRIINEPTAAALAFGLDKHDGKTIAVYDLGGGTFDISVLEILGGVFEVKATNGNTSLGGEDFDQRILQYLVQEFKKQYGMDLRNDKLAVQRLREAAESAKVELSSKTQTEVNLPFITADASGPKHLQCKITRAKLEELCNDLLEGTVEPCKKCMQDAQASSSELNDVILVGGMTRMPKVSEVVKRIFGKEPSRAVNPDEAVAMGAAIQAGVLKGEIKDLLLLDVCPLSLGIETLGGVFTRLINRNTTIPTKKSQIFSTAADNQTQVGIKVYQGERGMAADNQLLGQFDLVGIPPAPRGVPQIEVTFDVDANGIMNISAVDKSSGRKQEITIQSSGGLSEAEVERMVKDAEACKAQDEERRRSTDAKNEAESLLYAVDKQCTDFADKIKEEDKQELQAKQAELRTAMSGQDVDAIKAAHKSLQDVSWRVSQSMYNASGSQGGATGGKADGASGEGNQSGEGNTENKQ, encoded by the coding sequence ATGAAGCTTCATCGGTTATTATCTGGGTTGCGCGTTTCGCGCGGTATTCATACTAGCTCAAGGCTCAACTCCAAGGTACAGGGTGATGTCGTTGGTATCGATTTGGGTACCACCAACAGTTGTGTTGCAATCATGGAGGGATCCACTCCAAAAGTCATTGAGAACGCAGAGGGAATGCGTACTACTCCCTCAATTGTGGCCTTTACTGATGATGGCCAGCGTCTAGTTGGTGTTGTCGCAAAGAGACAGGCAGTTACAAACCCTGAAAACACTGTATTCGCAACAAAGCGTCTCATTGGTCGTAAGTATGACGACGATGTAATCAAGAAGGAGCAATCAACTCTCCCATACAAAATTGTAAGGGCCGCCTCTGGAGATGCCTGGATCGAAGCCCAAGGAAAACAATATTCTCCATCCCAAATTGGTGCCCAAGTACTCGCCAAGATGAAGGAAACCGCCGAGGCTTACCTTGGCAGAAAGGTTGGCAAGGCTGTCATTACTGTCCCTGCCTACTTTAACGATTCTCAACGTCAAGCCACCAAAGATGCTGGTAAGATTGCTGGCCTGGATGTACTCAGAATTATCAACGAGCCAACTGCTGCCGCTTTGGCCTTTGGACTTGATAAGCATGATGGAAAGACAATCGCAGTATACGATTTGGGTGGTGGTACATTTGATATTTCAGTTTTGGAAATTCTTGGCGGTGTATTTGAGGTAAAGGCCACAAATGGAAACACTTCTCTTGGAGGTGAAGATTTCGATCAGAGGATTCTGCAGTATCTGGTGCAGGAATTTAAAAAGCAATACGGAATGGATTTGCGTAACGACAAACTTGCCGTACAAAGGTTGAGGGAGGCTGCTGAATCCGCAAAGGTAGAACTCTCCAGCAAGACCCAGACTGAGGTCAatcttccatttattaCAGCTGATGCCTCTGGTCCAAAACATCTCCAGTGCAAGATTACAAGAGCAAAATTGGAGGAACTTTGCAACGACTTACTTGAGGGTACTGTAGAACCCTGCAAAAAATGTATGCAAGATGCTCAGGCTAGCAGCTCTGAGCTAAATGATGTTATTCTTGTCGGAGGCATGACCAGAATGCCCAAGGTATCTGAGGTTGTCAAGagaatttttggaaaggaACCGTCCAGGGCTGTTAACCCAGATGAAGCTGTTGCCATGGGTGCTGCTATCCAAGCTGGTGTCCTAAAGGGTGAAATCAAGGACTTGCTCCTTTTGGATGTATGCCCTCTTTCTCTCGGTATCGAGACCCTTGGTGGTGTATTCACACGTTTGATCAACAGGAACACTACTATTCCCACTAAAAAGAGCCAGATCTTTTCTACTGCCGCTGATAACCAAACTCAAGTTGGTATCAAGGTCTACCAGGGTGAAAGAGGTATGGCTGCAGACAACCAACTTCTTGGACAATTCGATCTCGTTGGAATTCCTCCAGCGCCCCGTGGTGTACCACAAATTGAGGTCACATTTGATGTAGATGCCAATGGTATCATGAACATTTCTGCTGTAGACAAGTCCAGTGGAAGGAAGCAGGAGATTACAATCCAGTCTAGCGGTGGACTTTCCGAGGCTGAAGTTGAACGCATGGTTAAGGATGCTGAGGCATGCAAAGCTCAAGATGAGGAAAGGAGACGTAGCACTGATGCCAAGAATGAGGCCGAATCCCTCTTGTACGCTGTCGATAAGCAATGCACTGACTTTGCTGATAAGATCAAGGAGGAGGATAAGCAAGAGCTTCAAGCCAAGCAAGCTGAACTTCGTACTGCCATGAGTGGCCAAGATGTCGATGCCATAAAGGCAGCACACAAGAGCTTGCAAGATGTATCATGGAGAGTATCCCAGAGCATGTACAATGCTAGTGGATCACAAGGAGGAGCTACCGGAGGCAAGGCTGACGGCGCGTCTGGAGAAGGGAACCAATCCGGCGAGGGAAATACTGAGAACAAACAATAG
- a CDS encoding hypothetical protein (encoded by transcript BEWA_026440A) gives MAVPQQVTIKLKENQKVKSDGTPIYYPYGRLITVTRSLYPPGSTQDFYSYTHEWNGTKLKLAEIQDDTGVKIQRINEYGKKVPSVSAYYWKHENGTDGRNPKKALMVEVVEEGGKKYSYYLRNISDPPWFSIYGNSSSDPLDAKELEEKLDQQNCKLNKAVTIDLSYSKSTPGRRYCCPAHSPRGDSGRVSVTVEKVSCTSHISSSLTYYKHEVKAGEWRVAAIKYNDGGGRSSGKRRKRVNIPGLKLPTKDSVKITVHVFYCNGSDPKLIYVEYSGGQDVKGWYRKDTTDGWIKVSGISENITPDELSKTANCSHDDFKQLVTALGCNNYSNCVNSGGSKPETDESLENAEQNTTDQVPDTESETKQSVQGKGPGLSEGAKAGIGVGSTVGGGSAIGFGIWKGPDIMRDIISVLRTLI, from the coding sequence ATGGCAGTTCCACAACAAGTGACCATTAAGCTTAAAGAAAACCAAAAGGTAAAAAGTGATGGTACTCCCATATATTATCCATATGGTAGGCTCATTACTGTCACAAGATCTTTATATCCTCCTGGGTCTACACAGGATTTCTACAGCTACACTCATGAATGGAACGGAACAAAACTCAAACTTGCAGAGATACAGGATGATACTGGCGTAAAGATCCAAAGGATTAATGAATACGGTAAAAAGGTACCTTCAGTTTCCGCATATTATTGGAAACATGAAAATGGTACTGATGGTAGGAATCCTAAGAAGGCTCTCATGGTAGAAGTGGTAGAAGAAGGTGGAAAGAAGTACTCTTATTATCTCAGGAATATTAGTGATCCTCCTTGGTTTTCAATATACGGAAATTCTTCTTCGGATCCTCTAGATGCCAAGGAACTTGAAGAGAAACTAGATCAACAAAACTGTAAACTCAACAAAGCAGTCACTATTGACTTATCATACAGTAAATCTACACCGGGAAGAAGATACTGTTGTCCTGCTCATAGTCCTAGAGGTGATAGCGGGAGGGTCTCTGTTACTGTTGAGAAAGTTTCTTGCACATCCCACATCTCAAGTTCTCTTAcatactacaaacatgaggTTAAAGCTGGTGAATGGAGGGTAGCCGCTATCAAGTACAATGATGGTGGTGGTCGGTCTAGTGGtaaaagaaggaagagagtGAATATTCCTGGCCTCAAATTACCTACCAAAGATTCAGTAAAAATTACGGTTCATGTCTTTTATTGTAATGGGAGTGATCCGAAGCTTATATATGTGGAATATAGTGGTGGACAAGATGTAAAGGGATGGTACCGGAAAGATACTACAGATGGGTGGATAAAAGTCTCTGGTATATCTGAGAATATAACACCAGATGAGTTAAGTAAGACTGCAAACTGTAGTCACGATGACTTTAAACAACTTGTGACCGCACTAGGTTGTAACAACTACTCAAATTGTGTTAATTCTGGTGGTAGTAAACCTGAAACTGATGAATCTCTAGAAAATGCTGAACAGAATACTactgaccaggttcctgatacagagtccGAGACTAAACAATCAGTTCAAGGTAAGGGTCCTGGACTTTCTGAAGGAGCTAAAGCAGGAATTGGTGTTGGAAGTACCGTCGGTGGAGGAAGTGCTATAGGTTTTggaatctggaaaggaCCTGATATAATGAGAGATATAATTTCAGTACTAAGGACTCTTATTTAG
- a CDS encoding hypothetical protein (encoded by transcript BEWA_026450A), which translates to MERTIIYYHRHWLPGKTIECILEPQVLHICLMRRIHSLKIVLKPSIYDDFMHSELPAALVPMSKVPLSQDKLLTHLRQTIDYGRQMAEDMDAGIEVRNVSMDDNPEVDSQNAYIGKIHSNTLTYILNTYISTHLRYAVLYLLWLHPLISQFTSAVMLASVPLPYGYYEFYKKRKRIKNKCREYGYYTFEHTLRELVIILHAIKKCLTFGTEKGLINMEEGSIFSNLATLFSIPCKDVKEILDLHSQFSGLKRYCIKVNNEYNVVSLKPPFLSGDTVSVNGFGGTYFSKLFEWF; encoded by the exons ATGGAAAGAACTATAATATACTACCATCGGCACTGGTTACCTGGAAAAACCATAGAGTGTATATTGGAGCCTCAGGTACTCCACATATGCTTAATGAGACGTATTCACTCACTTAAAATCGTCTTGAAACCATCAATATACGATGATTTTATGCACTCTGAACTTCCAGCTGCCCTGGTTCCTATGTCAAAGGTTCCTCTAAGCCAAGATAAGCTTTTGACACATTTACGACAAACTATAGATTATGGCAGGCAGATGGCAGAGGATATGGATGCTGGGATAGAAGTACGGAATGTCTCTATGGATGATAATCCAGAAGTTGATTCTCAAAATGCGTACATTGGAAAGATCCATTCCAATACGCTGACATACATTTTGAATACATACATCAGCACACATTTGAGATATGCCGTACTTTACCTACTTTGGCTGCATCCTTTGATATCGCAATTTACCTCGGCTGTGATGCTTGCATCCGTACCCCTCCCTTACGGATATTACGAGTTTTATAAAAAGAGAAAGAGGATAAAAAACAAGTGCAGGGAGTATGGTTATTACACTTTTGAACACACACTCCGGGAGCTCGTGATTATTCTCCACGCTATTAAAAAGTGCCTAACTTTTGGCACTGAAAAGGGTTTGATAAATATGGAGGAAGGGTCTATTTTTTCAAACTTGGCAACTCTCTTCAGTATCCCCTGTAAAG ATGTCAAGGAAATTCTGGATTTGCACTCGCAGTTTTCCGGTCTAAAGAGGTACTGCATCAAGGTTAACAACGAGTACAATGTCGTTTCTCTAAAACCTCCATTTCTATCCGGAGACACAGTATCCGTCAATGGCTTTGGAGGAACGTACTTTTCGAAACTTTTCGAATGGTTTTAA
- a CDS encoding mitochondrial ribosomal protein S14 family member protein (encoded by transcript BEWA_026460A): protein MTKLQFRPATPFGISRPLQAPRAPHFDSYTLSSTTDCQTMRKVKKPERERMCKRGEPWGPGGPQVSVGLTLWSHRPFFVGKIFSKETHLHEQTDMNRNLIVLRYLYWSIQVLAGIGASLYGAGSNGNSSNWQCLGIAFLVTGVAGGLIGLDPPVAFPSFKNWVQRDHLSRRLFRESEVNTRVYKNVYANFGLKGHIPIDNKVGLYRIRMRCISGGYARGIFRFTRMSKMAFSQVAREGWLKRFGYRPDLFR, encoded by the exons ATGACAAAGTTACAATTTAGGCCAGCAACACCCTTTGGAATTTCTCGTCCATTACAGGCACCCAGAGCTCCACACTTTGATTCATACACTTTATCAAGCACAACAGACTGCCAGACCATGAGGAAGGTCAAAAAACCGGAAAGAGAGCGAATGTGTAAGAGAGGAGAGCCATGGGGACCGGGTGGTCCACAAGTTTCCGTCGGATTAACTTTATGGTCTCACAGACCATTTTTTGT CGGCAAAATCTTCTCGAAAGAAACACATTTACACGAACAG ACTGATATGAATCGCAATTTGATCGTATTGAGATACCTCTACTGGAGTAtacaag TTCTCGCTGGTATTGGTGCTAGCCTGTATGGTGCTGGATCTAATGGAAACTCTTCTAATTGGCAATGTCTTGGAATTGCTTTTCTTGTAACAGGTGtagctggtggtcttatTGGATTAG ATCCCCCTGTAGCATTTCCTTCGTTCAAGAACTGGGTTCAGCGAGACCATCTTTCCCGTCGTCTCTTTAGAGAGTCTGAGGTAAACACACGGGTgtacaagaatgtgtaTGCAAACTTTGGACTCAAGGGACACATTCCAATCGATAACAAGGTCGGTTTGTATAGGATAAGGATGAGATGTATATCTGGAGGTTATGCCCGTGGTATATTCAGATTTACTCGAATGTCCAAAATGGCCTTTTCACAAGTTGCACGGGAGGGTTGGCTAAAGAGGTTTGGGTACCGACCGGACTTGTTCAGATGA